Proteins found in one Gardnerella vaginalis ATCC 14018 = JCM 11026 genomic segment:
- the nusA gene encoding transcription termination factor NusA, whose translation MELDLAGMHQLAAQQGINAEELDEALAEALRLAYMKTSHPARHARVELDERAGSFTVWAKDEIPGVPTEDNPHPAPTLGEEYDDTPRDFGRLAAATARQVITQLFRKVEDDRVFGAFSGQKGKLINGVVQQDSKDPSNIHVAVGDVEAILPRREQVPGERYRHGERIRVYVVNVARGLRGPEIVVSRSHPDLVRRLFEREVPELVSGAVSIMAIAREAGARTKIAVRANTEGVNPKGALIGPGGSRVRAVMENLGPEKIDIVDWSEDPAKFVAAALSPATATQVHVVSEKSQTAVAFIHDSQLSLAIGKEGQNARLAAKLTGWKIGIESAEEHAKKQEEMNADSKVSAE comes from the coding sequence ATGGAATTGGATTTGGCGGGAATGCATCAGCTTGCGGCGCAGCAGGGGATTAATGCCGAGGAGCTGGACGAGGCACTCGCCGAGGCCTTGCGTCTTGCATACATGAAGACTTCTCACCCAGCTAGGCATGCTCGCGTTGAATTAGATGAGCGTGCTGGCAGCTTTACAGTGTGGGCAAAAGACGAGATTCCTGGAGTTCCTACGGAAGATAATCCTCATCCAGCACCAACTCTTGGCGAAGAATACGATGATACACCTCGTGATTTTGGACGTCTTGCTGCTGCTACGGCACGTCAGGTTATTACTCAACTTTTCCGTAAAGTAGAAGATGACCGCGTATTTGGTGCTTTTTCTGGACAAAAAGGAAAGTTGATTAACGGCGTTGTGCAGCAGGATTCTAAAGATCCTTCTAATATTCATGTTGCTGTTGGAGATGTTGAGGCGATTTTGCCGCGTCGTGAGCAGGTTCCAGGTGAAAGATATCGTCATGGTGAGCGTATTCGTGTTTACGTTGTGAACGTTGCTCGTGGTTTGCGTGGTCCAGAAATCGTTGTTTCTAGGTCTCATCCTGATCTTGTTCGTAGACTTTTTGAGCGCGAAGTTCCAGAACTTGTTTCTGGAGCAGTTTCGATTATGGCTATTGCTCGCGAAGCTGGCGCTCGCACTAAGATTGCTGTTCGTGCCAACACGGAAGGTGTTAATCCAAAGGGTGCTTTGATCGGTCCTGGTGGTTCTCGTGTTCGTGCTGTTATGGAGAATCTTGGTCCAGAAAAAATAGATATTGTTGATTGGTCGGAAGATCCAGCGAAGTTTGTTGCCGCTGCTCTTTCTCCAGCAACAGCAACACAGGTTCATGTTGTTAGTGAAAAGAGCCAGACAGCTGTAGCGTTTATTCATGATTCTCAGCTTTCTCTTGCTATCGGTAAGGAAGGTCAAAACGCAAGGCTTGCAGCAAAACTTACTGGTTGGAAGATTGGTATTGAGTCTGCGGAAGAACATGCTAAGAAGCAGGAAGAAATGAATGCTGATTCTAAGGTTTCAGCAGAGTAA